The Cardiocondyla obscurior isolate alpha-2009 linkage group LG05, Cobs3.1, whole genome shotgun sequence genomic sequence aatttggatttgatgtgttttccagatttatatccattcggtaaaaatggacaatatgatgaaaaaagaccaaacaaacttgaagaacatgaatttattaaatgtcgtttgaTGTCTAAGCATCCACAATTTAGACTGAATcaacaatacttattttatttgttaaatagagcaaatattcgtcagttaagtcgtggaatttatcataaaatgaatataattgatcCACGAAGCCGTTATACGGCTGCGGAATATTTAGAAGCTATGTCGAAAGAACTGTTGGAGtccaatttaaatactatattttccGTACTTCGAAATACAGAGCAATATTGGCGTCGACCAAGAAGCGATTTAGATTGTATGGCTCGACATTACGGACCTGCAACATGGTTTTTAACGTTAAGTCTTAGTGAATGGTTATGGGACGATTTAGGTGAATTTATTCGTGAAGTTAATGGATGGCAAGATTCTTCGTTGAGTACTAGTGTACTTGTTGCTAAAGATCCTGTATCAACGTCGAgatttcttgataataaatttcgagcgatgatagattttatttgttcaaaagattttccgatcggagaagtaacgcactatttttggcgacgagaatatcaaagtagaggcatacaacattttcatttattaatttggataaaaaattcaccaatttttggagaatcttctgtagaagaagttttaaaatttatttcgcaatacattagctgcaaaaagccagataaaaatattgcaccattATTGTACGGTTGTGTTGATAAGCATCAACGACACAGACATAATGATTACTGTCTACGTTcaaaaaaagtaggacgaaaAGTTGTTCCTAGGTGTCGTTTCGGATTTCCACGACCTGTTACTAAAATATTGTATGAGAAATGTAGCAACTGCAGTAGCAAGtagaaagcaattgaaacataaaagtagattGTATGATCTTCCTCGAACGAAAGAGGAAGTTgattttaatgattataatcccGTGCTCTTTACTGCATGGGAAGGAGAtatggatatacaatttattggtgAAAAGTCGACATTGTTAACACGGTATATTACtaagtatgtaaataaagcaggGAAAAGTGAATTGTCTGACTTTAATCTTGAGaattgtaagaataataaaagtaaatcatTGGCCAGTGTTCTTTGGAATTATGGTTTACGATTTTTAACTAATAGAGAATGTGGAGCTCTTGAAGCTGCAGATACATTGTTAAGTATTCCTTTATATGGAACAGATTGTAATACAACTATTAAATGGTTGAACGTTAATCGTATacgacagaaaaaattaaaaagtcgtaaagaGATTGAAGCTCTAGATGAAAAAtccacagatttattttgtccgGTTTTAGTAGATGATTATTATCCAAATAGAGTGGAAAAATTGGAATCAGTGTCTCTTTACGAGTTCGCAAAGTGGTATGATATCACTACAATCGAGCCAAAGAATAATATAcctaaatattataaaatagatagtaaacattttcttaaacgacgacgatgtgcatgtcttattaatcactataaatacaatgttGAAACACAGCCCGAAGATTACTTCCTTTCTTTACTGCTTATGTTTAAACCATGGCGAAATTTAGAcgatcttaaaaataattgtgacaCTTATGCagaagcatttgaaaaagcaaaattacatcttacagaggcattgcaatatcatgaaaaagtacaagaattgcaaaaggcatttgaaaatgcaaaacagttgGTTCAGCAAGTTGATAaagaattacaacaaaagaaaGTGTCTCAGGATGATCCTGATAATCCGATTGGTATTCAAAATTTAGAAGCTGGTGAAGCGATGCAAGATTTTAGAGATCTTGgtgaaaaaatagataatatcgatgtttcagaaatgatagtaaaattaaatgcggatCAACTAAGAGTATTTAATAGAGTCATTGATACGGTAAAATCGAAAGAttcgatattacgtttatatgttagtggagaaggtggaactggaaaaagtttcttaattaaaacgattaaatgttGGATTAAGCATAATCTCAACAAAGATACCGCTTTAGCAGCACCTACTGGTATAGCAGCGTTTAACATTGATGGTTTGACTGTTCACAGATTACTTCAATTACCTGTTGAACATGGTCAGACTTCAAAGTATAAACCATTGTCAAAtcatgtattaaaagttttacgaacTGAACTTAAAGAAGTTGTTCTCTTTGTAATTGATGAAGTGTCAATGATatcaaatttgattttaatgtatatacattttcgatTGACAGAAATCTTTGATACAAATGACGTTGAAGATGGTTGGTTCGGTAAAAaacacattcttttatttggcgATTTACTTCAATTGCCTCCTGTACGTGAAGATTGTATTTTTGCACAAttatcaaatgataaaatgaACAAATGCATTGGTTCTTTAACTGCTATTAATTTGTGGTCTACGTTATTTCATTATGATGAATTGACGATTAATATGCGTCAGCGAGAAGACGATACATATAGGCAATTGTTGTCGAGAATTCATATTGGTACATTGACAATGACTGATCGTGTCGtacttgaaaatagaaaaataatttttaaaggtgAGTCTTTGGAATCCAGATTAAAGGAATTATGTGATTTTATTAGTAATTGTTCATCGGACGCTGTTTGTTTATTACCTGCACGTCATATGTGTGACGCTCTCAATACAGCTATGTTAAGTCGCATTGATTCGAAGGAGATATTACTaattgctgaagatacaattgactgtacttcatatttaaaaaaaaaagtattaaaagtattatcgaaTAATGACTATGATAATTCCAAAACTGCTGgactttcaaaagaaattgtaattaaaattggagcaaAAGTTATGATAAGGCGAAATATCGATGCTATTTTGGGTCTGGTGAACGGTACAATAGCTACAGTAGTTTCAGTTGTACGAGATATATCTACTGATTgtgtggaaaaaattaaattgcttttaccttcaggattagaatatttgatagaaaGAGTAAACTTAAATTTGAAGTGGTGGATAAAGcatttgttgtaaaaaaacaatttccacTGTGTTTGAGTTATGGATTAACTATTCATAAAAGTCAAGGATCGAGTTTACAGAGTGCTGTTATTGATATAGgcaattgtatatttaattgcggTCAAACTTATGTAGCATTATCTCGAGTAACATCTTTGAAAGGATTGCATTTGATTAACTTTGATCCTTCAGCAGTGATAGCTGACGAAAAAGCTATTAACGAGTATAATCGGCTAAGATATAAATACAAACCAGacgtagaaataatttctattcaaAGATAACGTCATTCCaaagtgaaagatattccATGGGTATTGTCGAAACTAGTCGAAGCCGTTCAAGAGAATGGTCAGCAAAAtcaaatgttacaaataaataccacTTGGGTTTTACGTGGTTTTCAAAATACAGATAATGTTTCATGTTACGCTAATACTGTTGTACAATGTCTATTGCATTTAAATGCCATTAGAAAGCAATTGCTTAATtctaataaatcaaatattttatgtatgttAATGCATCGATATGAATATGGaatgagtaatttaaatacatatgatgTTTGACAAGATTTAGGAGAATCGTTTTCAATGAACGAAAAACTAAATGCATTAAAGTTTCGAACAATTTTGTGTACAAGGTACAAGTGTATAAGAGAATCAGTAGAGCATGAGGTTACTTTTTCCACTCGGTgtgttatttgtcaatatacaaaaacaatttgttctaataatttatttcaatacctattaataatttgaagaaaaagagTTATAATTTGAAAGAGTTACTAGATGTTACATTTGTACATAGGAATCAGTCAGAAACTGGGTCATgtgaaaattgtacaaaaaataatatattgtttaaaaatgaattaacattaacaaaagttataattattattcattttgcattatttttgcaaaaagaagataaagtaataaaaacaaaacgtaatttaaatatatcttctaTTCCAACGACCAAAGTACTGGTAGCTGGACAAtcatataaagttataaatgctatattttataatggtTTAAGTATTGATAAAGgacattatacaaatatttgtagaGAAGGATCATCTAATAGTTGGATCGAAATTGATGACAcgcaaattagaaaaagacaATAGCCCAAAGGTGCTAAAgatctttatatacttttttacaaaaattgatagaaataaatatatttaacaaattgcataTATGGATCAAGAAGTAAtcattaatgaaaaaaatataataaaatctgattgatatttaatttagacatttataaaaaatttgttaaaaaataataatacgaattaaatttgatatggTGTTTACTAACTTGTAAAGTAGATTTTTCTGCTGAACGTagccaaagatttttctcgagaatCTCGAATCATGATAAAAGActaattataagtttttaaaggattatatatagaaaatgatTTGTTGAACCGTTGttgaaatttgaaaattttaataactctgaATTAAAAGCCTCGCGTAATGATATGATCTTATTACACGTACACGTAATCTCGAAAAACTAACGTGATTCTTGATAACTACAAAATAAGTGacattttccaaaaattacttttttaaaaaaaaaggtatttgGTGTGTCTCGATCACGAGAATGGGCATTGGATGAAGCCCATTctattctatttaatattacaaatttatgtgAAACCGTACAAGCATGAACCTATGTTTGTCTTCATACTTTTAACttggaataatatttttaataaaatcttctctaaaaaaattttaatacgatctaaatttaaaatatttaaaataaactttacaattttcattaaaaatgcgtcaatcaattttaatatttttataatagttgcaaagcaattttttctgctgaacgaagccaaagatttttctcgagaaacTCGAGTAGTGAtaaacaaaactaaatattgcaaatctatataaaaacgtatgagGCATCAATGAGGCGCCAATTAAAATACTACAACGGAAagacgaaaagaattaatttggTGCATCTCACGAGTTTGGGCGTTGGATGGGGCccattctattttctataatattacaaacacaTGTTGAACTGTACAAGTGTGACACAAGTTCACCCCGAACTTGTTATAGCATCAActttatcaaacatttttctaaaaagtattaatCGCACAGCAAAAATAGATAGAACAaaaaacgtgtattttatgtacaaagtTATATACAAAGGAACACGTTTAGAAAGTGATCGGTTAGACCGTTGTTGAGATCCAAACATCTCAATAGCTCAGAATAAAAGATCTCGCGTAATGACACGCTCGATCACGCTGCTTGTGCACGTAACGCagaaccaaatctttaaaataaaaaaaaaaaaacgaaaaaaaaaattaaaattacaataaaagataaaaaaaatatattaaataaaaaaaaataaaaaaaattaagaaaagaaaaataattctaagaaAACAAAACAAGAATGCTGATGACTtaacaaatatgtataatataacaaaaatattgaaaatgagcaatgcaacaaattttttgccaTCTCACTTTTACAGACTGTGGACTGTcgaatgtattttaaaaatactttttaatatacatccggtgtggttacaaaaatctgatgcatagcacatcgtaaaaagcaaaaatataatttaagattttaaagatttggtttcgcagcgccaagttttttttttttctttacattaccatgttatacagggtgtcccagaccaacgtcacttttttttaatggtaggtagaactcgtccaaataagacgaaaagtcttatatcatttttcaaaatttgcaaccgttaacgagatatcaattaaaatgtaaacgtgtgcgagcgacaaagaagcgcagactgagcgagcgcgcgatagacgacgGCGAGTATCcgcttaaagagaatgggcggaactagcgcgtagcgaACGAGACAAGGAGACAACGCGTGAGcaagacgatgcgacgacacgcgagcaaaataaagcgacaacgcgcgttgtctctttgtctcgctcgctacgcgctagttccgcctattctctttaagcgatactcgccgccgtctatcgcgcgctcgctcagtctgcgcttccttgtcgctcgcacacgtttacattttaattgatatctcgttaacggttgcgaattttgaaaaatgatataagacttttcgtcttatttcgacgagttctacctaccattaaaaaaaagtgatattggtctgggacaccctgtataccatgttatatcaaatcggggcgaacctaagTTTACTTTTGTACAGTTCTATATAGTTTGTAATGTTAACCACGTTATATTATTGGGGCAAATctaggtctacgtttgtaTGGTTCCACATAAGtttgtaatgtttaaaaatattttagctcTTTTAAGTTCTTGGCGTAATTATTTGaactcattagttttataaagagtatttgatattaaagtacatATTTCATGTTCTATTTTAGGGgtcttttttggggggaatcttgttttgcttaaatataattttctattttcttcaggttcttggcgcatttatttgatctcattagttgTATAAAAAgtgtttattattatattatattaaagtacacattttatattctattttggGCAAGTATAATTGTAAGAGAGCCTTTTTTTGGGAGAAGTCTTTTTTAGGGGGAGTCTTggatttacttaaatataattttgtattttcttcaggttcttggcgcaattatttgatctcattagttttatagagagtatttgatattaatgtacacattttatgttctattttggattggaggagtctttttttttgtagtctttttGTAGGAGTCTTTTttaggaattaattttttagagaagtctttttttgagAGGAGTTTTGGTTTAGGGAGTTCTTTTTTGGTAGGggttctttttctatttttggaGTTTTTTTTCAgtggagtcttggttttgagGGTTTTTTTGagaagtcttggttttgcttaaacataattttctattttcttcaggttcttggcgcaattatttgatctcattagttttatagagagtatttgatattaatgtacacattttatgttctattttggattggaggagtcttttttttgtagtctttttGTAGGAGTCTTTtttaggaattatttttttagagaagtctttttttgggaggATCATATAATACCACACATAGTGGTAATTTGATAACtcattttgtgaaattaataagttCGATGCACTGAGAGAAGAATAAAAGTGATGCGGCCAGTGAATAAAATGGTAATTTGATCGATTGCATGTAAATGGTAACTTGATCAATCATTTCGTAGAAATTATAAGTTTGACGAACTCCATGATCTCTGAAATCAGCATATTCTCATTTCGtagaaattataagtttaatgAACTCCATGATCTTTGAAATCAGCACATTTGTTTGATGCACTGCAAGATTCTCAGAATATAAGatgaatgtaaaattatgcatttggtgaaaaatgagaaattttaatgtacCATAAAAATGGTggcaaatgtttaaaaatataaacttagCAGTTacgtgaaacaattaaaataaaaatatcgttgtGAATGTGTAGTAATATGTAATTGCCACAATGAAATCATTGAACTTGCTAAAATGTAAAACtcagcatttttattatgtgatgCAGTGAAACAACGTATAAAAGTATGGGCGAGTGCATGAGTTTAATCATTAGTCATACATAAATCTTGGGAGTAATAATGGATCAGTTAGAGCAAGAGCTGGTGGCACAAGCAgatcaattaaattcaagtaATGAATTTTGCGTATGGCAGCAACAATGTGAGGAATATATTGAGTCGCTGGAAGaacaaaatcgaaataaacGCCCAAGATTATCCATCGGCGCTCAAAATTCAATTGTTGCACGTATTGCCCGTATTGAAAGTTTAATAGATTTAACGCAGCGGCGTTTCGTTCACGAAGGTGCTGGATATAATTCATGTAAGGTGGGACTTCGATGGTGTAAGATTGACACTGCTTTTAAAAGTCGCATATTAACTGGTGCAGTAGtcaattcaaaatatattgaacCTCAACAGTTTCTTGAAGATGCTCGAGACATTGTGCTCGAACATGTACAAAATGTTATGCGTGAACATCGtaatgtgaaaataaatactgTGTTCAATGGTGAATTTGTAGCAGGTGCAAAAACCTCAAATAAATGTGTATGTACGAGAAATTGTGAACTCTTTCAAACAAGTAATTTACAAGAATGGTATAACTCACATGTCATTGAGCCCATTCTTGCATCTTTAGATGAGTTTCAAGAACGTAATAGTGGTTGGGCATTATCACgcatacaaaatttaatcgtaaatgtaaataaatacaatCCATTGCATGCTGggtgttatattaaattacctcgagaaattgaaaagaaacgaGCAATAATCAATGTGAAATCTACAGATAATGCTTGTTTTGCATGGGCAGTTGTGGCCGCTCTATATCCAGCTAACGCGCATACTGAACGATTAACATCGTATCCGCATTATACAACAGTATTAAATCTTCAAGGTATTGAATTTCCAGTaactttaaaacaaataaaaaaatttgagaacttaaataatatttcacttAATGTATATGGTATTGAAAATAAGCAAATTTTACCATTACAACTCGCTgataaaaaaagggagaggCATATACATTTGTTATATACACAAGAATGCAATGCTATTGGGCATTTTtctctgataaaaaaatttatctcgcctCATCAGTTCACAGCTAAGCAAGACGAACaacaaaaaatacttttgtgaCCGGTAAATATTGCcacaattttatgttataacattttacattatttcatggtatattaatatacttttattattttgtaacagTAGCGTTTTGCCGTGTCGCGGGGGTTGCCGGATTGAGGCTCGCCGGAGCCTGAGTTCGTTGAGACGACGATAGACCAAGCGGTTGGTCGGGTCTGGGCCGAGGTTGCTCGGGCTGGCCCGAGGGgcagcggtcgggagcgcccgaccgcggcagtgccggcgactggttgtcgcgcggcggatccGTCACctgacgggagcgcccgtccggggGATCGCGTGAGGGCGCAAAGCGCCCTGGAGGTGGCGgccgtcgggagcgcccgacggCGGCGATGCCGATGACTGTTAGTCGTGCGGCAGGCTCTAGGcttggacgggagcgcccgtccaagaGAACCAAAGGTTGTCCGGGATAATCCGGAGggcggcagtcgggagcgcccgaccgcggcggtgtcgtcggcAGCGTGCCGTACGACGGATCCTACGgcctggacgggagcgcccgtcccgGGGATCTCGGTGTGGCACTGGATGCCCTGGAAGcggcggcagtcgggagcgcccgaccgcggcgatgTCGTCGGCGGTATGCCGTACGGTAGATCCTACAACCTGGACGGGAACGCCCGTCCAAGGGATCTCGGTGGTCCGGACTAGccgggggcgccggcggtatccggtcgcctcggtggtggagcctcgggagcgcccgaggtctccaggaacctgaagtttactctgccttgggagcgcccaaagcagcggaagactctcaccgggagcgcccggggacgactcgggagcgcccgagtcggagagtactagagagggcttcgggagcgcccgaagccTATCGGATCTGGAGGACTAGTGTTCGTGACGAGGAGTCGGAACGGACAAGGTACTTGCTCTGCCGCGAGCTCGGCTTATATAGTcgccgagatgagagtgggggagttcccactcttacctcggcggcgtgcgccatcgtcgggccggtggtcgcccgCTGAACCTTGCTTGGCGCGTTCGGTCCTGTTCGGGTCGGTGTTTGCCCTCAGGGACGGCGTCTGCCGTCTAGTGCCGAGGCCTACGCCCTCGCCACATcacccccccccccttttttttaagggGTGTTCTCTAAGCGGCGGCATGTCCGGAGGGTGCCATCCGCGCCGAAACGAAGCAGTCACCTCCCGTTGGCTGTTCGTGCCCGGAATTTCCGGTTCTTCCACACCGCGGACACCGGGACGTCCACGATCTCCTCCGTCGGTAATTTGACCCTGATGTATGGGTCATCGGATCCGGGCGGGTTGCTAAGTGTTACCGCCCCGCATCACCCCGGATGTTGTCGGTGGTGCCGGTTCCCACTGCGTACTTCTCTGCTCTGGTGGTGGCAGAGCTGGTCCAGCCGGGCGTGGTCCGAACGGGGGTGGCCGGAACGGTGGTGGCCTGAACGGTGATGGTCCCCGTGGTCGTGGCCCGAATGGTGGTGGCCCGAATGGCGGTGGGCCCCGTGGTCGTGGCCCGAATGGTGGTGGCCCCGGGTGTGGGACCGCTGGTCCGGGTCGCGGCGGCCGCATTGGTCCCGGTAGCACGGGTGCTGTCGGTGCCCGTTGTCGTGGTGGCGGTCTGCCCGCTGCTCGGGCCTCGAGCCCTTCCGTGGCCGTTATCACGGCGTCACGGGTCCGTCGTCCCGCTGTTGGTCCGCTGGGTGGCCGTCTTTCCGGCCTCCTCATCGGGGGTGGCTCCGATAGCCACTGCGTGTGGCGACGCTGTGATCGGTTGCCTCTTTGAATTGAGGATCCTACCCTCGGGACATCCCGCTTTGGGTCCGGGGGATCCGCCTCCTTCGCTGGCACCTGCGGGGCCCTGCCTCCTCGTCGCTCAGGTCGCTTAGGCTATCGCCGAAAATGTCCAGTATATCAACCATCTCTGCTGCTCTATCACTGGATATTGAATCGGTGGTCCCATCTGACCGACTTATATACCCGATTGCCGGGTCACGTGGTTCCTGGTCACGTGGTTCCTGGTCACGTGGTTCCTCATTCGGTGGGGGACCTGCCTTAAGGTCGCGCACGTGAATGTGTTTGTGCGCCTTTCCATGGGCATCCCGTAAGTCTACTATCACAGGTGAATGGATTTTCTTGACCGTCATTGGTCCGGTGTATCGAGCTGCGAGTTTGGCGTTAATTCCAGCACTTTTATTTGACAACGTGTGTTCGCGTTTCCACACGATATCGCCTATCTTTGGTTGCCATTCCCGTCGTCTTAGATTGTAGTGGGATTCCTGGTGTTGGAATGCGCGCGCCATGTTGATGCGTACTACTTCGT encodes the following:
- the LOC139102800 gene encoding uncharacterized protein, with product MDQLEQELVAQADQLNSSNEFCVWQQQCEEYIESLEEQNRNKRPRLSIGAQNSIVARIARIESLIDLTQRRFVHEGAGYNSCKVGLRWCKIDTAFKSRILTGAVVNSKYIEPQQFLEDARDIVLEHVQNVMREHRNVKINTVFNGEFVAGAKTSNKCVCTRNCELFQTSNLQEWYNSHVIEPILASLDEFQERNSGWALSRIQNLIVNVNKYNPLHAGCYIKLPREIEKKRAIINVKSTDNACFAWAVVAALYPANAHTERLTSYPHYTTVLNLQGIEFPVTLKQIKKFENLNNISLNVYGIENKQILPLQLADKKRERHIHLLYTQECNAIGHFSLIKKFISPHQFTAKQDEQQKILL